In Microcoleus sp. FACHB-68, the following are encoded in one genomic region:
- a CDS encoding helix-turn-helix transcriptional regulator — MILRGVSGECRSIQHSFLLERHLTQTEAAELLGIDQPKVSALMRGKLTGFSTERCFRFLNALGCDVEIVVKRKSKSGASGKTKVIA, encoded by the coding sequence TTGATCTTAAGGGGTGTTTCAGGCGAGTGCAGAAGTATTCAACATTCATTTTTACTTGAACGCCACCTCACTCAAACTGAAGCGGCGGAACTGCTTGGAATTGACCAGCCGAAAGTTTCTGCTTTGATGAGAGGGAAACTGACAGGTTTTTCAACAGAAAGGTGCTTTCGGTTTCTCAATGCGCTGGGTTGTGATGTGGAAATTGTGGTGAAGCGCAAGTCAAAATCGGGTGCGTCAGGAAAAACAAAAGTGATTGCTTGA
- the bchH gene encoding magnesium chelatase subunit H, which yields MKRIVLIAGFESFNTGLYRQAAKLATARCPDLDIRVFSDRDISSQPEAIATALQEADVFFGSLLFDYDQVLWLRDRTQHIPIRLVFESALELMSLTQIGAFKIGDKPKGMPKPVKFILDKFSNGKEEDKLAGYISFLKTGPKLLKYVPVQKVQDLRNWLIIYGYWNAGGSENVASMCWTLAEKYLGLKVGEIPLPVETPNMGLLHPDYPGYFDSPRHYLEWYQHRVKGQYSTPCPTVGILLYRKHVITKQPYIPQMIRHFEAAGLIPLPIFINGVEGHVAVRDWMTTAYETEQRRQGNNETLSLSKDAVEVDAIVSTIGFPLVGGPAGSMEAGRQVEVAKRILSAKNVPYIVAAPLLIQDIHSWTRKGVGGLQSVVLYALPELDGAIDTVALGGLVGEDIYLVPERLQRLTGRLKHWIELRKTKPADRRIAIILYGFPPGYGATGTAALLNVPKSLLKFLHALKEQGYTVGELPEDGEELIRWVKEADEGTTDAHRLTQMEGQDMGVEQRLSANNTVNVKTLEEWLGYLLKTRIEKQWQSLTGTGIKTDGEEFQIGGIQLGNVWIAVQPPLGVAGDPMRLMFERDLTPHPQYAAFYKWLQNDFNAHAVVHFGMHGTVEWLPGSPLGNTGYSWSDILLGNLPNLYIYAANNPSESILAKRRGYGVLISHNVPPYGRAGLYKELITLRDLISEYREDPQKNSALKEAICQKIVDAGVEADCPFEDAKKFGIAFTPENARMFSKDALSQYFVKVYEYLQIVEQRLFSSGLHTLGEPPNEEALKSYLNAYFGEDISEDAIKIAGSKNGNSLTNGGSIEKLEAAFKIQTLLAQTTDELTNLLRGLNGEYIPPAPGGDLLRDGPGVLPTGRNIHALDPYRMPSPAAYERGREIAQKIINQHLQENGKYPETVAVMLWGLDAIKTKGESLGILLELVGAQPVKEGTGRIVCYQLKPLSEVGHPRIDVLANLSGIFRDSFVNIIELLDDLFQRAAEADEPEEQNFIRKHALSLKAQGVENASARLFSNPAGDFGSLVNDRVTDGNWESGEELGNTWQDRNVFSYGRKDKGEARREVLNELLKTSDRIVQEIDSVEYGLTDIQEYYANTGALKRAAEKQSGKKVTASFVESFSKDTTPRNLDDLLRLEYRTKLLNPKWAEAMANQGSGGAYEISQRMTALIGWAGTTDFTDSWVYNQAADTYALDPEMANKLREANPEAFRNIVGRMLEANGRGFWQPDADKLQKLRQLYEQSDAEIEGVPV from the coding sequence ATGAAACGCATCGTTCTGATTGCTGGGTTTGAATCGTTCAACACCGGCTTATACCGGCAAGCGGCGAAACTGGCAACCGCTCGCTGTCCAGATTTGGATATTCGGGTATTTAGTGATCGTGACATCTCCAGCCAACCAGAGGCAATCGCAACGGCTTTGCAAGAGGCGGATGTGTTCTTTGGCAGTCTGCTGTTTGATTACGATCAAGTGCTTTGGCTGCGCGATCGCACGCAACATATCCCCATTCGCTTAGTGTTTGAGTCTGCGCTGGAATTGATGAGTTTGACGCAGATCGGGGCGTTCAAAATTGGGGATAAACCCAAGGGAATGCCGAAGCCGGTTAAGTTTATTTTGGATAAATTTAGCAATGGCAAAGAGGAAGATAAACTTGCGGGATATATTAGCTTTTTAAAGACAGGGCCAAAGCTTTTAAAATATGTGCCGGTGCAAAAAGTTCAAGACTTACGCAACTGGTTAATTATTTATGGTTATTGGAATGCCGGCGGTTCTGAAAATGTGGCGTCTATGTGTTGGACGCTGGCGGAGAAATATTTGGGGTTAAAGGTCGGGGAAATTCCGCTGCCGGTGGAAACTCCAAACATGGGATTATTGCACCCAGATTACCCCGGTTATTTTGACTCACCCCGGCACTATTTAGAGTGGTATCAGCACAGAGTCAAAGGTCAATACTCTACCCCATGCCCAACCGTTGGTATTTTATTATACCGCAAACACGTTATTACAAAACAGCCCTATATTCCCCAAATGATCCGTCATTTTGAAGCGGCAGGATTAATTCCTTTACCGATATTTATTAATGGTGTTGAAGGTCATGTAGCGGTTAGAGATTGGATGACAACGGCTTATGAAACTGAACAGCGCCGACAGGGCAATAATGAGACCTTATCTTTATCTAAAGATGCCGTAGAAGTCGATGCTATTGTTTCTACAATTGGCTTTCCTTTAGTTGGTGGGCCGGCAGGTTCAATGGAAGCAGGCCGGCAAGTGGAAGTTGCGAAGCGTATTCTTTCTGCTAAAAATGTACCCTACATTGTTGCGGCACCTTTATTAATTCAAGATATTCACTCTTGGACTCGCAAAGGAGTTGGAGGATTGCAAAGTGTTGTTTTATATGCTTTACCCGAATTAGATGGGGCAATTGATACCGTTGCGCTTGGGGGTTTGGTGGGAGAAGATATTTATTTGGTTCCGGAACGGTTGCAGCGTTTAACCGGCAGATTAAAACACTGGATTGAATTAAGAAAAACAAAGCCGGCAGATCGGCGAATTGCAATCATTTTATATGGCTTTCCGCCAGGATATGGTGCAACCGGCACCGCAGCTTTATTAAATGTGCCGAAATCGCTTCTGAAGTTCCTTCACGCACTCAAAGAACAAGGTTATACGGTTGGAGAATTACCTGAAGATGGGGAAGAATTAATCCGTTGGGTGAAAGAGGCGGATGAAGGAACCACAGATGCACACAGATTAACACAGATGGAAGGTCAAGATATGGGCGTTGAGCAGCGTCTATCTGCGAATAATACTGTCAATGTTAAAACTCTAGAAGAATGGTTAGGATATCTGCTTAAAACTCGCATTGAAAAGCAGTGGCAATCTCTGACAGGCACAGGTATTAAAACTGATGGAGAGGAATTTCAGATTGGTGGCATCCAATTGGGGAATGTTTGGATTGCGGTACAGCCTCCTTTAGGCGTTGCCGGTGATCCAATGCGGTTAATGTTTGAGCGGGATTTAACGCCACATCCTCAATATGCTGCGTTCTATAAATGGCTACAAAATGATTTTAATGCCCATGCAGTTGTTCACTTCGGAATGCACGGCACAGTTGAATGGTTGCCTGGCTCTCCTCTGGGAAACACCGGCTATTCTTGGTCGGATATTCTCTTAGGAAATTTGCCGAATCTCTATATCTATGCGGCCAATAATCCTTCGGAATCAATTTTAGCAAAACGTCGCGGTTATGGCGTGTTAATTTCTCATAATGTCCCGCCTTATGGACGTGCCGGCTTGTATAAAGAATTAATAACTCTCAGAGATTTAATTTCCGAATACCGAGAAGATCCGCAGAAAAACTCTGCACTGAAGGAAGCGATTTGCCAGAAAATTGTAGATGCCGGCGTTGAAGCCGATTGTCCCTTTGAAGATGCCAAAAAATTTGGGATTGCTTTCACTCCAGAAAATGCCAGGATGTTCAGTAAGGATGCACTTTCACAGTATTTTGTCAAGGTTTATGAATACCTGCAAATCGTAGAACAACGATTATTTTCCTCTGGGTTGCACACCCTTGGAGAACCGCCGAATGAAGAAGCGTTAAAATCCTATCTTAATGCTTACTTTGGAGAAGATATCTCAGAGGATGCTATAAAGATTGCCGGCTCCAAAAATGGCAACTCGTTAACAAATGGGGGTTCAATAGAGAAACTAGAAGCCGCTTTCAAAATCCAAACTTTACTCGCACAAACGACAGACGAATTAACCAATCTTTTACGGGGATTAAATGGTGAATATATCCCACCGGCACCCGGAGGTGATTTGTTACGAGATGGCCCTGGTGTGCTGCCCACGGGACGCAATATTCATGCTTTAGATCCTTATCGGATGCCCTCACCGGCAGCCTATGAACGCGGTCGAGAAATCGCCCAAAAAATCATCAACCAGCATTTGCAAGAAAATGGCAAATATCCCGAAACAGTTGCCGTCATGCTGTGGGGATTGGATGCGATTAAAACCAAGGGAGAATCCCTCGGAATTTTGCTAGAATTAGTTGGAGCGCAACCTGTAAAAGAAGGCACAGGGCGAATTGTTTGTTATCAGTTAAAGCCCTTATCAGAAGTGGGTCATCCCCGCATTGACGTTTTAGCAAATCTGTCGGGAATTTTCCGAGATAGCTTTGTCAATATTATTGAATTGCTGGACGATTTATTTCAACGCGCTGCTGAAGCAGATGAACCGGAAGAACAGAATTTTATCCGCAAACACGCTTTATCTTTAAAAGCGCAAGGCGTGGAAAATGCCTCAGCGCGATTGTTTTCTAATCCTGCCGGTGATTTTGGTTCGCTTGTGAATGATCGCGTCACAGATGGGAATTGGGAATCTGGGGAAGAATTGGGAAATACTTGGCAAGATCGCAATGTTTTTAGTTATGGGCGTAAAGATAAAGGCGAAGCACGGCGAGAAGTGCTGAATGAGCTGTTAAAAACAAGTGATCGAATTGTTCAAGAAATTGATTCTGTTGAATACGGTTTAACCGATATTCAAGAATATTACGCAAACACCGGCGCGTTAAAACGGGCAGCCGAAAAACAAAGTGGGAAAAAAGTAACCGCGAGTTTTGTTGAAAGCTTTTCTAAAGACACCACCCCGCGCAATTTAGACGATTTGTTACGTTTAGAATATCGCACTAAATTGCTGAATCCAAAATGGGCGGAAGCAATGGCAAATCAAGGCAGTGGCGGCGCTTATGAAATCTCTCAACGAATGACCGCATTAATTGGGTGGGCCGGCACCACTGATTTTACCGATTCATGGGTTTATAATCAGGCAGCAGATACCTACGCTTTAGATCCAGAAATGGCGAATAAATTGCGAGAAGCAAATCCAGAAGCATTTCGCAACATTGTGGGACGAATGTTAGAAGCAAATGGGCGAGGTTTTTGGCAGCCGGATGCCGATAAATTACAAAAGCTGCGCCAATTATATGAGCAATCCGATGCAGAGATTGAAGGAGTGCCGGTGTAG
- a CDS encoding cytochrome c biogenesis protein CcdA produces the protein MNRTKWFTQNFPKSNHSKILILGALFGGSVLLVLIYSRLNLRFLSEPFENFVFGVAESYQGWFESKVTNNPFVLIPLAFVGGLIASISPCILSLLPVNLSYIGTREITSRWDAFIKAGSFVLGVVTILSLFGFFSSFAGAVMIYFRGYIQIAVGAIIVLMGLNLAGIVPLALPQIDFKLPIAGPYGVGLTFALLSSPCTSPVMFAVLTAGGATGSQVLSTLTMISYSLGYTAIIFFASLFTGFVKQTRFLLNYSQTIIRFASVVLILIGGYYLFEGVRWGILAMK, from the coding sequence ATGAATCGCACCAAATGGTTCACCCAAAACTTCCCTAAAAGCAATCATTCAAAAATCCTAATATTGGGGGCGCTGTTTGGGGGATCAGTTTTACTGGTTCTGATTTACAGCCGGCTCAACTTGCGGTTTTTATCCGAACCTTTTGAGAATTTCGTTTTCGGAGTAGCCGAAAGTTATCAGGGATGGTTTGAATCTAAAGTAACGAATAACCCGTTCGTTTTAATTCCCTTAGCCTTTGTCGGCGGACTGATTGCGAGTATCTCGCCCTGCATTTTATCGCTACTGCCGGTTAATCTCAGCTACATCGGCACCCGCGAAATTACCTCTCGTTGGGATGCCTTTATCAAAGCCGGCTCATTTGTTTTAGGCGTTGTCACTATTCTCAGCTTATTTGGGTTCTTTTCTTCCTTTGCTGGGGCGGTGATGATTTATTTTCGGGGTTACATCCAAATCGCAGTGGGTGCAATTATTGTGCTGATGGGGCTAAATTTAGCCGGCATCGTGCCTCTGGCTTTACCCCAAATTGATTTTAAATTACCAATTGCTGGCCCTTATGGTGTCGGGTTAACCTTCGCACTGTTAAGTTCTCCCTGTACCAGTCCGGTTATGTTTGCCGTTCTCACTGCCGGCGGCGCAACGGGTTCCCAAGTTTTAAGCACACTGACGATGATCAGTTATTCACTTGGTTATACAGCAATTATTTTCTTTGCCAGTCTTTTCACAGGTTTCGTCAAACAAACCCGCTTTTTACTCAACTACTCTCAAACCATCATTCGCTTTGCGAGCGTGGTGCTAATTCTAATTGGCGGCTACTATTTATTCGAGGGAGTGCGCTGGGGAATTTTAGCGATGAAATAA
- a CDS encoding tetratricopeptide repeat protein, with protein sequence MRTQKILLVLITLFATFIPHPFLTTIGISSNLPALSFSPSPEQEKLLVFNKLASKAALLAETGILFISLHQTEQAEKLFSQSLQVVETISDPYQKAAVLSYIASKLVAVGRTEQALQLLAQSLQHQPNIKDKFLRKMVAGPMVHSFSQIAAHLVKTGKYEPALQFAQSVSHIIIKPRMLSQLASELAKARKFEQALQVAQMIRSNSDTASALHSIVINLVEDKKLDQALEVAQSIKDNSMKTSALQPVVIQLTKAGQTDRAIQAAQSIPDKMEKARVLSEIAVTLAETGNFDKALQLAQSSSVESWQAHAVSKIGAKLVETRNFDRAFQLAKTYNNETENSWVLRDIAVKFVEAAQIDSALQIAEMVTSPYGKSPVLHGIASSMASLGHVSHALQVAQTIPDNDAKAQVLIQLAGLHAKAGDEKQSEAFFSQSLQLVQTIHTEDRKFDLLRMIVEKRADLGQTDRALQLVKTLTEFRQPWVLSSIATKLLKAGKVEPALEVAQTIKVNSSIASLKTELFSQIIFNLTSSAQAEKVLQVVRTLEIDSFTQSRLLSFLVSKLTSLGQVERALHIADSQKDDAIRHGLFGSISSSLAASGQVERALQVAQKIPNTLDKGRILVYMAKSLTENQQAAQASEVLNQAWAVVNAIE encoded by the coding sequence ATGCGAACTCAAAAAATCCTCCTCGTCCTGATCACCCTTTTTGCTACCTTCATCCCTCACCCTTTTCTCACAACTATCGGCATCTCATCAAATCTCCCTGCCTTGTCATTCAGTCCTAGTCCTGAACAGGAGAAGTTACTCGTCTTTAACAAGCTTGCCTCAAAAGCTGCCCTATTGGCTGAAACCGGCATCCTCTTTATTTCTCTCCACCAAACAGAGCAAGCTGAAAAACTGTTTTCTCAATCTTTGCAGGTGGTAGAAACCATCTCAGATCCCTATCAAAAAGCTGCGGTATTGAGTTATATTGCTTCCAAGTTAGTAGCAGTGGGAAGAACAGAGCAAGCATTGCAACTTCTCGCTCAATCTTTGCAACATCAGCCAAACATCAAAGATAAATTTCTGAGAAAAATGGTTGCCGGTCCAATGGTTCACAGCTTTTCACAAATCGCCGCTCACTTAGTTAAAACGGGAAAATATGAGCCGGCTTTACAGTTCGCCCAATCTGTCTCGCATATTATCATCAAACCCAGGATGCTGAGTCAGCTTGCCTCAGAATTGGCAAAAGCCAGAAAATTTGAGCAAGCCTTGCAAGTTGCACAAATGATTAGAAGTAACTCTGATACAGCCTCAGCATTACATTCAATCGTAATTAACTTAGTAGAGGATAAAAAACTCGATCAAGCCTTGGAAGTCGCACAAAGCATCAAAGATAACTCTATGAAAACCTCTGCCTTGCAGCCGGTTGTTATCCAGTTAACAAAAGCAGGACAAACTGATCGCGCAATTCAAGCAGCACAATCCATTCCAGACAAAATGGAGAAAGCCCGTGTATTGAGCGAGATTGCTGTAACATTAGCAGAAACGGGAAACTTTGATAAAGCCTTACAGCTTGCACAAAGCAGTTCTGTTGAATCTTGGCAAGCTCATGCGGTGAGTAAAATTGGTGCCAAGTTAGTTGAAACGCGAAACTTTGATCGCGCTTTTCAACTAGCCAAAACCTATAATAATGAAACCGAAAACTCTTGGGTGTTGAGAGATATTGCTGTCAAATTCGTTGAAGCTGCACAAATTGATAGCGCCTTGCAGATCGCAGAAATGGTCACAAGTCCTTATGGAAAAAGCCCTGTGTTGCATGGCATTGCAAGTTCAATGGCATCATTAGGACACGTTAGCCACGCTTTACAAGTCGCGCAAACGATACCAGATAACGATGCAAAAGCTCAGGTATTGATTCAATTAGCCGGCTTACACGCCAAAGCCGGTGACGAAAAGCAAAGCGAGGCGTTTTTCTCCCAATCTTTACAACTCGTACAAACCATTCATACTGAAGATCGCAAATTCGATCTGCTGCGTATGATTGTTGAAAAAAGGGCAGACTTAGGACAAACTGATCGCGCCTTGCAATTGGTAAAAACACTCACTGAATTTCGTCAACCTTGGGTATTGTCTAGCATCGCTACTAAGTTGCTAAAAGCCGGAAAAGTTGAACCAGCGTTGGAGGTGGCGCAAACCATCAAGGTAAATTCTTCCATTGCTTCCCTGAAAACTGAATTGTTCAGTCAAATCATTTTCAACTTAACGTCATCTGCCCAAGCCGAAAAAGTTTTACAAGTGGTAAGAACGCTTGAAATTGATTCTTTTACTCAATCTCGGTTGTTAAGTTTCCTCGTTTCTAAATTAACTTCATTGGGGCAAGTCGAACGAGCTTTGCATATAGCAGATTCCCAGAAGGATGATGCGATTAGACACGGATTATTTGGCAGCATTTCTTCGTCCTTGGCTGCATCCGGACAAGTCGAACGCGCGTTACAAGTTGCCCAAAAAATCCCAAATACCTTAGACAAAGGAAGAATTTTAGTTTACATGGCTAAGTCTTTAACTGAAAATCAACAAGCAGCCCAGGCTTCTGAGGTTTTAAATCAAGCTTGGGCAGTGGTAAATGCAATTGAATAA